Sequence from the Methanosarcina siciliae T4/M genome:
CCGCATTTAATTGACACCTTTGAATGACTTCCAATCCTGTTTCGGATTTCAAGATCGAACGGAACAGAAATTCAGGACATATTATAGGTACTCCCGCATGGGATAAAAGGATAAAAGATAAGTTTATTCATTTTGATACCATTCCAGTTCCCCGTTTATATTCCATAAATAAAATTATATAAAGAGATCAACGGAACCAAATAGAGGAGATTTCATTAGAAATATTTTTCATAATTTTTTACTTTTTTTCAATTGTAAAAGGGTCCAATTTCTCAGAAATCTATTTCAGGGAGACGTTGCAATAAGTAAAATAGATATATCAAGAGATCCATAACTTATCAATTAAATTAAAATAGTTCACGGAATCCACTGAATCTTGTGTCCAGATTTGTATATATGGAAAATATACAATGAATCAGTTGGAAAAGTCGGGACTCAGGGAGGAAAATTTATGACCAGAAAAACAGATGAAGTTGTCTGTCCAAACCCGGAATGTGAATATTATCTCAAGGAGGAGGGAAAAGCCATAATAAAACGTGGTAAATACAGGACCGGCCACCAGAGATACTATTGCAAGCATTGCGGAAAATTTTTCATGGATACGATCGGTACAGCTGTTTACCGCAAACATCTGCCCGGTGATAAAATCGCTCTGATATACCGGCTTTTCCTTGAAAAAAATGGGATACGAAGTATTGAAAGGATAACCGGGCACCACAGGGATACCGTAAGTAATCTGCTAAAAGATACGGTGAAAAATGAAAAAACCGAAGAATATCTGGTCAAACAGATAGGGTTAACAGATGTCGAATGTGAAAAGTTATGGGTGCTTTTAGAAAAGAAGAGAAATGCTTCCCGAAAGTCACTTCGAAGTGAATAACAGGGTATCTCAAAGTGAACCGATGCTTTCTCTTCACTGACATCCCTGAATACAATAATCGCCAGTTTCTTACGTGAAAAAATTTGACGCCAGCATGTATGTCCTTCCCAAAAGAAGAATCATGAAAGAAAAAACAAAGACAGATAAATATCCTGAGTCGAGCGAGAAAAGAAAAAAAGCGTTTAAAACTCTCCTGCCTGGAGTTCTCCAATATACATATCATAAGGGGCTGTTGAACTGCCCGAAATAAGTGCGCTATAATAATCTGCAGCAATCGAAGCCTGTTGTTCGCGGTTATAGTCACAGAAATGCGGCTTTTCCTCCTGAGCGTATCCGTATCCTTCTGTTGCCTGGGCATAAAATGCTTCAATCAGATATTTCGAACCGATGTGTTCCATCTGCGAAACGTGGGCCAACTCATGAATAAGCCACTTCATGTCCGAATTGCCTGCAGCAGTTTTAATCTTTTTATTGAAATTGATTGTATGAAAAGTGGCAACCCCCATACCAGGACTATTTTTTATCTTAGCCCCGATCCAGGCAATTAGCGAATGTTCGTCGATACGCACCTGCCGGTAATCGATGCTGTCT
This genomic interval carries:
- a CDS encoding IS1/IS1595 family N-terminal zinc-binding domain-containing protein, with translation MTRKTDEVVCPNPECEYYLKEEGKAIIKRGKYRTGHQRYYCKHCGKFFMDTIGTAVYRKHLPGDKIALIYRLFLEKNGIRSIERITGHHRDTVSNLLKDTVKNEKTEEYLVKQIGLTDVECEKLWVLLEKKRNASRKSLRSE